One window from the genome of Bufo bufo chromosome 4, aBufBuf1.1, whole genome shotgun sequence encodes:
- the LOC120999027 gene encoding uncharacterized protein K02A2.6-like, with product MPPFTIAQCTLLSKVDHWVESLKSRFKEVFEDSLGTVKGKMAHLLLKPGATPRFCKARSVPFALRKKVEAELDHLLAEKIITKVDRSEWASPIVPVKKKNGDIRICGDFRVALNNQLLVDQYPLPRLEDLFGSLAGGQKFTKIDLKQAYLQLQVHPDSRHLLTINTHKGLFQYNRMVFGIAPAPAIWQRIMDEVLAGIPFTQCLLDDMLITGPTDEEHRKNVEAVLERLQKYGLRVNLSKCEFLKSQLEFCAHTVDRHGLHTTEEKVKALTHAPTPRNVTQLRSYLGLLNYYHRFLPNLAHQLYPLHRLLDARAKWIWTDKCEEAFRLSKELILSSRVLVHYDLKKPVILTCDASPYGLGAVLSHVMPDGTERPISFASRSLTSAEQNYSQIDKEALAIVWATKKFHAYIYGREFTLITDHKPLLSILNPQKGISTTTASRLQRYALFLGAYAYSIRYRSHDTHGNADAFSRLPLRDDHPLREVRVVEVHRPQSCMSTSLIARHTATDPFLSQIFSYVQTGWPERVSGEFRPYFARKCELVTNAGCLQWGNRVIVPQYLQSTMLRILHEGHPGVVRMKQRARSYVWWPQMDTAIEDYVAQCPGCCQAQRPQKRGTLQPWPWPTEPWSRLHFDFAGPIQGKMYLIVVDAHSKWPEVFQMPSITSAATILVLRKLFAQYGLPTAIVSDNGTQFTSHEFQSFLSGLGVQHYKTAPYHPASNGLAERFVQTFKKHLLSTLDQVGLSEEKLLEFLIMYRNTKHATTGLSPAFLMFGRHLRTKLDLVRPQEQSPTPPPPGRLGFRAGDLVWSRNYRALPPWLPGVIDGTLGRRMYLVRLEEGICVRRHLSQLRKRICRPLVTKPTPLSNHPPESTLNSAGDIWHGVWHDPTSLQPNPEPVGGHIPEEPGHVPGVTETDLSVGRPLTSPEPLTDSIPPGAVPLRKSTRQRRQTPRWQSAEILRDTLEVREQRQRAHEVLRKSQN from the coding sequence atgcctccttttacCATTGCCCAATGTACATTGCTTTCTAAAGTAGACCATTGGGTGGAATCCCTGAAGTCacgttttaaagaggtttttgagGACTCTTTGGGCACCGTAAAAGGAAAGATGGCCCACCTCCTCTTGAAGCCTGGTGCTACACCTCGTTTTTGTAAGGCAAGATCAGTACCTTTTGCCTTGCGAAAAAAAGTGGAAGCAGAGCTGGACCACCTATTGGCTGAAAAGATCATAACGAAAgtggatagaagtgaatgggcatcACCAATTGTGCCTGTCAAGAAAAAGAATGGAGACATTAGGATTTGTGGTGATTTCAGGGTAGCTCTGAACAACCAACTTCTTGTGGATCAATACCCATTGCCTCGACTTGAAGATTTATTTGGCTCACTGGCTGGGGggcaaaagtttacaaaaatagactTAAAGCAAGCTTACCTGCAACTGCAGGTACACCCAGATTCACGCCATCTGTTGACCATTAACACTCATAAAGGATTATTCCAGTATAACCGCATGGTTTTTGGCATAGCCCCAGCTCCAGCCATCTGGCAGCGGATCATGGATGAGGTACTGGCAGGAATACCTTTCACCCAATGTCTACTGGATGACATGCTCATCACTGGTCCCACTGATGAAGAACACAGAAAGAATGTTGAAGCTGTGCTAgagagactccaaaagtatggtttgCGTGTCAATCTTTCAAAATGCGAATTTCTCAAGTCTCAACTGGAGTTTTGTGCCCACACGGTGGACCGACATGGGTTACACACTACTGAAGAAAAGGTCAAAGCCCTTACCCATGCCCCTACCCCCCGGAATGTCACCCAGCTCAGGTCCTACCTTGGCCTCCTAAATTACTACCACCGTTTCTTGCCGAACCTAGCACACCAGCTCTACCCATTACATCGCTTACTGGATGCAAGAGCTAAATGGATATGGACAGACAAATGTGAAGAAGCTTTTCGGCTTTCTAAAGAACTCATTCTGTCTTCTCGAGTTCTGGTCCACTATGATTTAAAGAAACCCGTCATCCTGACTTGTGATGCCTCGCCTTATGGACTGGGTGCCGTGCTTTCCCATGTCATGCCGGATGGCACGGAGCGCCCCATTTCTTTTGCCTCCAGGTCTTTAACCTCAGCAGAACAAAACTACTCCCAGATTGACAAGGAAGCTTTGGCCATTgtatgggccacaaaaaaatttCACGCGTACATCTATGGTCGGGAGTTCACACTTATCACTGACCACAAACCTCTGTTGTCAATACTGAACCCTCAGAAAGGAATTTCTACAACAACCGCATCTCGCTTACAAAGGTACGCTTTATTTTTAGGAGCTTATGCTTATTCTATCAGATACCGCTCCCATGATACCCATGGAAATGCAGATGCATTTTCCAGATTGCCACTAAGAGATGACCACCCACTAAGAGAGGTACGTGTAGTGGAAGTACACAGGCCACAATCTTGCATGTCCACCTCCCTGATTGCCAGACATACAGCCACAGATCCTTTCCTGTCTCAGATATTCTCTTATGTTCAGACTGGATGGCCAGAGAGAGTTTCAGGTGAATTTCGTCCGTACTTTGCCAGAAAATGTGAGCTTGTGACTAATGCTGGTTGCCTACAATGGGGCAATAGAGTGATTGTACCCCAGTACTTGCAATCAACCATGCTAAGGATACTGCATGAAGGCCATCCTGGTGTGGTGCGCATGAAGCAGCGAGCCCGGAGCTATGTTTGGTGGCCACAAATGGATACAGCAATTGAAGATTATGTTGCTCAATGTCCTGGGTGCTGTCAAGCCCAGCGACCCCAAAAGAGAGGAACCCTGCAACCTTGGCCATGGCCAACAGAACCGTGGTCCAGACTCCATTTTGATTTTGCTGGCCCCATCCAGGGTAAAATGTATTTGATCGTGGTAGATGCGCATTCAAAATGGCCGGAGGTTTTTCAAATGCCTTCTATTACCTCAGCTGCTACCATTCTAGTCTTAAGGAAGCTCTTTGCTCAATATGGCTTGCCAACAGCCATAGTCTCCGACAATGGAACTCAATTTACATCGCATGAGTTTCAATCCTTCCTTAGTGGCTTGGGCGTCCAACACTACAAAACAGCTCCTTATCATCCAGCTTCAAATGGGCTGGCAGAACGATTTGTGCAGACATTTAAGAAGCACTTACTGTCCACTCTGGACCAGGTTGGACTGTCAGAAGAGAAGCTGCTGGAATTCTTGATCATGTACCGTAACACGAAACACGCTACTACTGGGCTGTCACCGGCTTTTCTTATGTTTGGCAGGCATCTCCGCACCAAACTTGATTTAGTTCGTCCGCAGGAACAGTCACCAACGCCTCCTCCgccgggccgtctgggattccgtgCCGGTGATCTTGTATGGTCTCGGAATTACAGAGCTTTGCCTCCTTGGCTTCCTGGCGTTATTGATGGAACGCTTGGCAGAAGAATGTACCTTGTCCGCCTGGAGGAAGGCATTTGTGTTCGGCGACACCTTTCACAATTGAGGAAACGCATTTGCCGACCACTAGTGACAAAACCGACCCCTCTTTCTAACCACCCACCAGAGTCTACTCTGAACTCTGCTGGTGACATATGGCATGGTGTCTGGCATGATCCCACAAGTTTACAACCAAACCCTGAACCGGTTGGTGGCCATATTCCTGAGGAGCCCGGACATGTGCCTGGAGTTACAGAGACTGATTTGTCTGTGGGACGCCCACTGACATCTCCAGAACCTTTGACTGACTCTATCCCTCCCGGTGCTGTGCCTCTGCGTAAGTCTACCCGTCAAAGACGTCAAACGCCGCGCTGGCAAAGTGCTGAAATCTTACGGGACACATTGGAGGTCAGGGAACAGAGACAAAGGGCTCATGAAGTGCTGCGGAAATCACAGAACTGA